One Oncorhynchus nerka isolate Pitt River linkage group LG5, Oner_Uvic_2.0, whole genome shotgun sequence genomic window carries:
- the LOC115119574 gene encoding stanniocalcin-2-like yields MLFKFAIVLLVLSLLEQVVGLDNIDVHDNPSEKPASQKGRMSLQNTAEIQHCLVSAGDVGCGVFECFENNSCEIRGLQEICLTFLHNAGKFDSQGKSFIKDALKCMAHGLRHKFSCISRKCLAIKEMVFQLQRECYLRHNLCSAAKQNVAVMVEMIHFQDLFPKGPYVELVNILLSCGEEVKEALTRSVRLQCEQNWGALCDSLSVCSSLTPPPGQAPASPDHRRHRSPHSEPDHPRPPRQGDKDKPSKGGFNAHPRSRSQGPRRQSPEAGVAAEQEGSEATDIRR; encoded by the exons ATGTTGTTTAAATTTGCAATAGTGCTGCTGGTTTTGTCACTTTTGGAGCAAGTGGTGGGATTGGATAATATCGATGTTCATGACAACCCGTCAGAGAAACCGGCAAGCCAGAAAGGACGGATGTCTCTGCAGAACACAG ctGAGATCCAGCACTGTCTGGTGAGTGCAGGAGATGTGGGCTGCGGTGTGTTTGAGTGTTTTGAGAACAACTCCTGTGAGATCAGAGGCCTGCAGGAGATCTGTCTGACCTTCCTACACAACGCCGGAAAGTTCGACTCCCAG GGTAAGTCGTTCATCAAGGATGCTCTGAAGTGCATGGCCCATGGCTTGAGACACAAGTTCAGCTGCATCAGCAGAAAGTGCTTGGCCATTAAAGAGATGGTGTTCCAGCTGCAGAGAGAGTGTTACCTCAGACACAACCTGTGTTCTGCAGCCAAGCAGAACGTTGCTGTCATGGTGGAGATGATCCACTTCCAGGACCTCTTCCCTAAAGG GCCGTATGTGGAGCTGGTCAACATCCTACTGAGCTgtggggaggaggtgaaggaggccTTAACCAGGAGCGTCCGGctgcagtgtgagcagaactggGGGGCTCTCTGTGACAGCCTGAGTGTCTGCTCTTCCCTCACCCCCCCTCCTGGTCAGGCCCCTGCCTCCCCCGACCACCGCCGCCACAGGTCCCCCCACTCCGAGCCAGACCACCCCAGACCCCCCCGACAGGGGGACAAGGACAAGCCCAGTAAAGGCGGCTTCAACGCCCACCCCCGCAGCCGCAGCCAGGGTCCCCGTCGACAGAGCCCCGAGGCTGGGGTGGCGGCGGAGCAGGAAGGCTCTGAGGCCACAGACATCCGGAGGTGA